A single Paenibacillus sp. FSL R5-0517 DNA region contains:
- a CDS encoding ORF6C domain-containing protein — protein MTTLMNTNQPDFLSVVERQMQLTEAQGMAIRGLVDGIRQMQEDVAEKVGEVQMMVQEVRDSVTLTDAECYQLQSLVRKKSNSLTKDRYKESDEKFKDMVGRYRRMIWSKLKERFEVAKYSHVRRIDFDDAVDFIKEFRPEDYI, from the coding sequence ATGACAACATTGATGAATACTAATCAGCCTGACTTCTTGTCGGTTGTTGAAAGACAGATGCAGTTAACTGAAGCTCAAGGTATGGCAATTCGTGGTTTGGTGGATGGCATCAGACAGATGCAGGAGGACGTAGCAGAAAAGGTTGGTGAGGTTCAAATGATGGTTCAGGAGGTCCGGGACAGCGTAACGCTGACGGATGCGGAGTGCTACCAACTCCAGTCTCTTGTTCGCAAGAAGTCGAATTCATTAACGAAGGACCGATACAAGGAGTCAGATGAGAAGTTTAAGGACATGGTTGGTCGTTATCGGCGGATGATCTGGAGTAAGTTGAAAGAACGATTTGAAGTCGCGAAATACAGCCATGTGCGGCGTATCGACTTTGATGATGCAGTTGATTTCATTAAGGAATTTCGTCCGGAAGACTACATCTAA
- a CDS encoding ParB N-terminal domain-containing protein → MLIKINEIKVADRIRKDFGGIEELALDIDQNGLINPIVVTPDYQLIAGERRLRAHQYLGRKEVVVRVMEISDFEHQLRLEISENEHRKEFTFSERVEWAKRLEEVERIKVKERMAGGKENVPEQPAGQVRDIVADQAGFGSGRTYDKAKYIMENATPEIIQQLDKGIISTHKAFTETKERLEAAEKRAEQAEQEKLDIEKRYKDAIPADQLDEAVAAAVERRDEETGVLLEQKDQETARQLKELDQYWKAKLQDDVEMERLKVEELKAGYQRTKEELETMQLQQPDNFDEQHAAAQMKKLRFEADRNTIQISIHINQFLQKVGITSFMLGAVSGASAGEKKRFSEGLDMLQSFIDQMRPAINSRKVVNPNDNIDEY, encoded by the coding sequence TTGTTAATTAAGATAAACGAAATCAAGGTTGCAGATAGAATTCGTAAAGACTTTGGCGGCATTGAAGAGTTGGCACTGGACATTGATCAAAACGGACTTATCAATCCTATAGTAGTAACACCAGATTATCAGTTAATTGCAGGGGAACGCCGCTTGCGTGCTCATCAATACCTGGGCCGTAAAGAGGTTGTGGTCCGAGTGATGGAAATCAGTGACTTTGAACATCAGCTTCGGCTTGAAATATCTGAGAACGAGCACCGGAAAGAATTTACCTTCTCCGAAAGAGTTGAATGGGCTAAACGGCTGGAAGAAGTCGAACGGATAAAGGTCAAGGAACGGATGGCAGGAGGAAAGGAAAATGTTCCTGAGCAGCCTGCCGGACAGGTTCGCGATATTGTAGCTGATCAAGCAGGCTTTGGATCAGGCAGAACCTACGACAAAGCCAAGTACATTATGGAAAATGCTACTCCAGAAATCATTCAGCAGCTTGACAAAGGCATCATATCTACTCATAAAGCATTTACGGAAACGAAGGAACGCCTTGAAGCTGCTGAGAAACGCGCCGAGCAAGCTGAACAAGAAAAATTAGACATCGAGAAGCGCTACAAGGATGCAATCCCAGCAGACCAGTTGGATGAAGCAGTAGCGGCAGCGGTTGAGCGCAGGGACGAAGAAACTGGAGTCTTACTAGAACAGAAAGACCAGGAGACAGCGCGGCAGCTTAAAGAGCTTGACCAATATTGGAAAGCCAAGCTTCAGGATGATGTCGAAATGGAGCGCTTAAAGGTTGAAGAATTGAAAGCTGGTTATCAACGGACGAAAGAAGAGTTGGAGACTATGCAGCTTCAACAGCCTGATAACTTCGATGAACAACATGCTGCTGCTCAAATGAAGAAACTTCGTTTCGAAGCTGATAGAAATACCATTCAGATCAGCATCCATATAAATCAGTTTCTTCAGAAAGTCGGTATCACATCGTTTATGCTTGGAGCCGTCTCCGGTGCTAGTGCCGGTGAGAAAAAACGGTTTTCAGAAGGTCTTGACATGCTCCAATCTTTCATTGACCAGATGCGTCCGGCAATTAATTCAAGAAAGGTGGTAAATCCAAATGACAACATTGATGAATACTAA
- a CDS encoding group-specific protein has protein sequence MMTININETEVLKLAREHIAELVKEVDSEYVYWDSEELMKRTCMSWNTIQNNFFFDPRFIKAKLGGKWYFPVQETREFLRQWLFEHLKKGEM, from the coding sequence ATGATGACTATTAACATTAATGAAACAGAGGTATTGAAGCTTGCCCGAGAGCATATTGCCGAATTAGTTAAAGAAGTGGATTCGGAATACGTATACTGGGATTCGGAGGAATTAATGAAGAGAACCTGTATGAGTTGGAACACCATACAGAATAATTTTTTCTTTGATCCACGATTTATAAAAGCGAAGCTTGGTGGAAAGTGGTATTTTCCCGTTCAAGAAACCAGAGAGTTTCTAAGGCAATGGCTTTTTGAACATTTGAAGAAAGGAGAAATGTAA
- a CDS encoding helix-turn-helix transcriptional regulator, producing the protein MPEKLIEKRGNLRNKRLQQGLTQSMLGNAVGVSTEHIKSLEYGRVNPSFKLMLKICEVLKGKPDELF; encoded by the coding sequence TTGCCAGAGAAGCTGATTGAAAAACGCGGTAATCTTAGAAACAAGCGACTTCAACAAGGGCTGACCCAATCTATGCTAGGCAATGCAGTTGGCGTTTCCACTGAACATATCAAGAGCTTAGAATACGGTCGAGTCAATCCAAGTTTTAAATTAATGCTAAAAATTTGTGAAGTTCTAAAAGGAAAACCAGACGAATTATTTTAG
- a CDS encoding helix-turn-helix transcriptional regulator, with the protein MSLGERIRNRRKEIGLTQIIIAEHLGMGRSNFGHIENDRVIPSSTDLEKIATILKTTPNYLLGNSDQKETITDNADVPDWATNKDIADFRKMLENDQPVLFDGVPIEGEKRQRVLDILSGLFWEAKELNKETYGKKRNSKKPNDQDSKE; encoded by the coding sequence ATGTCTTTAGGCGAGCGTATTCGTAACCGCAGAAAAGAAATAGGTTTAACTCAAATAATAATAGCAGAACACCTAGGTATGGGTAGATCCAACTTTGGTCATATAGAAAACGATAGGGTTATCCCTTCAAGTACAGACCTAGAAAAAATAGCCACCATCTTAAAAACAACTCCGAATTATTTACTTGGAAACAGCGATCAAAAAGAAACCATCACTGACAATGCTGATGTACCTGACTGGGCAACGAATAAGGATATTGCAGATTTCAGAAAGATGCTTGAGAATGATCAACCTGTCCTCTTTGATGGGGTTCCAATTGAAGGTGAAAAGCGTCAACGTGTGTTGGACATATTGTCTGGTCTATTCTGGGAAGCAAAGGAATTAAACAAAGAAACATATGGCAAGAAACG